GGCACCGGCTATCGTCCTTGACGATGCCGACCTCGACCTCGCCGTACAGGCCATTCGTGGCTCACGCATCATCAACACCGGCCAGGTCTGCAACTGCGCCGAGCGTGTCTACGTACAGCGCGGTGTTGCCGAACAGTTTGCCGACCGAATCGGCCAGGCCATGGCGTCGACCACGTACGGTGACCCTCTGGCACAACCGGATATCGAAATGGGGCCGTTGATCAACCAGGCAGGCCTCGACAAGGTTGCTGCGATGGTGGAACGCGCCAATCAAGCTGGCGCGCAGTTGGTCACAGGTGGTGGGGTCGCAGACCTGGGCCAGGGCTTCCACTACAAGCCCACGGTGCTGACCGGCTGCCAAAGCGACATGGAAATCATGCGTAAGGAAATCTTTGGGCCGGTACTGCCGATCCAGATCGTCGATGACCTCGATGAGGCCCTCGCTATGGCCAACGATTCGGACTACGGCCTGACCTCCTCCGTTTATACCCGCGATCTTTCCAGTGCCATGCACGCGTGCCGCGAGCTCGACTTCGGCGAAACCTACGTCAACCGCGAGAACTTCGAGGCGATGCAAGGCTTCCATGCCGGAACCCGCAAGTCAGGCATCGGCGGCGCCGATGGCAAGCATGGTCTGTACGAGTACACCCGTACACACGTGGTTTACCTCGAGATCTAGTGCTGAAGGCCACTCCTGACAACAAGGGAGGCTCCGGAAAGGTCGACGAAGACAATCTCCAGCAACACAGATTCCAATAAAACAGGAAGTCACACGCCATGGGTGCCACTCCTCAGCAACAAGCCCAAGCACAAGCGAACACCGGCGCTGCAGGCGGTGAATACGAGCGCCAGCCTGTGCCTGGCCACGCCCGTTTAGGGTTCAAGAGCTTTCTCGGCATGTATGCCGGTGAGCATACTGCCGGTACCGAATTGATGATCGGGCCGCTGTTCGTGTTGGCAGGGGTCTCGGCATTCGACGTCGTCGTCGGCCTGCTGATCGGCAACGCTCTGGCAGTATTGAGCTGGCTGACGCTCACTGCTCCGATTGGCACCCGCGCGCGACTGACGCTCTATTACCAGCTGGAAAAGATCGCCGGTCGCTATACGGTGATCCTCTATAACCTCGCCAATGGTCTGGCCTTCTGCTTTCTGGCGGGAGCGATGATCACCGTGTCGGCAACCGCAGTGGGAGTCTGGTTCGGGTTTCCGCTGCCGACACTCTCCGACCTGATGCCCAACAGCCTCGGCTGGGTGCTCAGTGTCATTGGCGTAGGACTGGTGATTACCTTCGTGGCGGCTTATGGTTACCGCTTCGTCGCCTGGTTCGCCAATATCGCTGCGCCGTGGATGGTATTGATTTTCCTCGGCTTCGGTATTGTCTCGCTCAAGTGGTTCATCGACGCCACCGGATCAGATATCGGCTCCCCCGGCGACCTCTGGGCACTGGCGGAATCGGCCATCTGGACCGGTGTCAGTGTACCTGGGCAACCGCAGTTCAGTATCTGGCATGTCATCTTCTTCGCCTGGTTCGCCAATATGGCCATGCATATCGGCATGTCGGACCTGTCAGTGCTGCGCTTCGCACGCAGGAGCTGGTACAGCATTGCTGCCGCTGCGGGTATGTACGTCGGACACTTCATGGCATGGCTGGCGGCATCCATGCTGTTTGCCTTCCAGATGTATGACAGTGGATTGACCAGCAACGCCGCGGTGATGGCTGCTGCCGAGGCCGGAACCATTCCAGATCCCCTGCCAGGCCCGCTGGCAAATCAAGCACTGGGGGTTGCCGGGTTGATCTGTGTGATCATTGCCGGTTGGACCACTGCCAACCCGACCATCTACCGAGCGGGTCTCGCCTTTCAAGCTGTCATTCCGCATGTCTCTCGTTTCAAGGTCACCATCGGCACCGGCCTGCTGACCACTTTTGTCGCCATGTTTCCTGGTGTAGCGATGCAATTACTGGGCTTCGTGGCGCTGTATGGGCTGCTGTTGATGCCTATCGGCGCGGTCATTGTCCTCGACTTCTGGGTACTACCGAAGCTGGGGCTACACAGCTTCCATGCTGAATACGCAGGAAAAAGGCTCACCCTGCCTGTGCTGGGCACCTGGCTGATCACTTTGGCAATCTGCCTTGCATTGGTGAAGTTCGCCAACATCGAGATCTTTTTTGTCGCCCTGCCAGGTTGGTTCATTGCCGGAGTTCTTTTTATCGCATTGAGTTTCATCGCACAGCGGCAACAGCAGGGTGATTACTCGGTCACCACGCCTGTCGACATGGTCATGAAACCTACAGAAAATCGAGAGTAACCACTATGCGAATCATGCTTCAATTGATCTCGATATCAATGCTTATACTAACGGTAGTGCTGCCCACTCTCTATCTATTTGATGGCATAAATGAGGCATCAATGAAATGGGGAATGCTGGTAGTTACTATCGTCTGGTTCATTGCGACCCCATTATGGATGGGCCGAAGTCCCAGCACCCATCCGAAGTGAAATAAGGCAACACTTTAGACGAGTAAAATCGAGTGAATTTCTACATTAAAAACTGTAATTCACTCTAACAAACCCTTTCTTGATACGACTAAAGAATAATGCCAAATATTACGGTATTTATCTTGATAGATACCTTAGCAACTGATATTTTTTGAACCATTGTTTCATTTTTTACGGCACTAGGGTTCGGGAGAATATATGGAAGTTCGTCAAGCCATTCATAGCGAGCACGCAAAGACCCTGGATACCCAAGGGCTACGTGACCAATTCCTGATTCAGGACCTTTTCATCAAGAACGAGATGAACCTGGTTTACAGTCATATCGACCGCAATATCATCGGTGGTGTGCTACCCGTGGATCAGGTAGTCATCGTTCCGGACTCAATGAACCAACACACAGGCACCGAGTACTTCCTTGAGCGCCGAGAGCTGGGCACGATCAATGTCGGTGGGCCCGGTAGCGTGACAGTGGATGACACTAGATATGACATCGGTACTCATGAAGCGCTGTATATCGGTAAGGAAAGTCGCAGTATCCAGTTCGAGAGTAGTGATCCGACCAACCCTGCCGCGTTCTACTTCAGCTGTGTTCCCGCTCACCAGGTGTATCCAACCCGCAAGGTCACACTGGACGAGGCTTCACCGCAGACCCTCGGAGATACAAGCACCAGCAACCGACGCACTATCTACAAGTATCTGGTGCCGGATGTGCTGCCAACCTGCCAGCTACTGATGGGAATGACTCGCCTCGAAGAAGGCAGTCTATGGAACACCATGCCCTGCCATCTCCATGATCGACGGATGGAGGCATATTTCTACTTTGATATGGCGGACGACAGTCTGGTTTTCCACATGATGGGCGAGCCACAGGAAACTCGACATCTGGTGGTAAGGAACCGTGAGGCAGTCCTTTCTCCCAGTTGGTCATTGCATTCTGGTGTTGGCACAGGAAGCTACACATTCATCTGGGCAATGGCGGGCGAGAATCAGACATTCTCGGATATGGATCACATTGATATGGCAGATCTACGCTGAATACCGGAGGTTATCGTGTATCCGCAACTTTTTGACCTAACGGGAAAAACCGCCATCGTTACTGGTTGTAATACAGGACTTGGCCAGGCTATGGCCATAGGGATGGCCAGCGCAGGATGCGATATCGTCGCCGTCAATCGCCGCTCCGCGGAAGAGACCCAGCAACAGATTGAGGCGCTGGGCAGAAAGTTCCTGGCGATAGAGGCGGACCTGACGTCCACCGATCCCGTTGACAATATCCTGGCGCGGACCGAAGCCCAATGTGGCGGCGCCGATATTCTGGTCAACAATGCGGGGATAATCCGCCGCGAGGATTCACTGTCGTTTACCGAGCAGGATTGGGACGATGTCATGGGCGTCAACCTCAAGAGTCTGTTCTTTCTCTCCCAGGGTTTCGCACGCTCCTGCATCGATAACCAGCGCCCGGGAAAGATCATCAATATCGCCTCGATGCTTTCATTCCAGGGGGGCATTCGGGTGCCTTCCTACACCGCGTCAAAGAGTGGTGTGCTGGGCCTGACTCGGCTGATGGCGAATGAATGGGCGTCGCAGAACATCAACGTGAATGCCATTGCACCAGGCTACATGGCAACCAATAACACCGAAGCGCTACGTAACGATCCACAACGTAGTCAGGAAATATTGGGCCGTATTCCTACCGGACGCTGGGGAAATCCCCAGGACCTGAGTGGCGCCGCCATTTTCCTGGCTTCTTCGGCATCGGACTATGTCAATGGACATACTCTCGCCGTTGATGGTGGCTGGCTAGCCAGGTAAGTGTGATGAAGCAGACTCGGTAGAAAAGTGCGGTGAAGAAATCCTTGCAGGAGCGCTCGTCACCGCTCCTGCAAGTTCCGCGAAAAAGGATCAGAGAGTTTCAGAAGCACTGGAGAAGCCATAGCCATGAAATCCGAGTCCATGCGATATGCGTTTTCCAGCGTCATGCAGCAACCGCTCGTACTCGGCACGCTTTTCTTCATTATAGCGAACCACCGGAAACGAGAGACTGAGTGCTGCGATGGCTTGACCGAAACGATCAAAAACCGGAGCTGACAAGCAACGCACACCAAGTTCAGCTTCCTCACGATCCTCGGAAATGCCTCGCTCGCGTATGGAAGGAAGCTCCTCCATAACGGCATTCACGCTGATCAAGGTGTGCTCCGTATGGGCAACGAAATCGACCGACGACAGGATATTCCGGGCATCTTCCGGCTCCATCCACGCAAGCAAGGTCTTGCCGATGGCCGTCGAATAGACAGGATTACGGCGCCCGATCCTCGATTGCATGCACAAGTTGAAGTGGGAATCGAACTTATGAATATAAATTATGTTTCTCTGATCCTCATCCAGAGACCCCAGGTGAATAGCCTCATGGGTGAGATCGGACAGCTTTCTCATTTCGACATTAGCCACATCAATCAAGTCAACACTTCCCAGTGCAGAGGACCCAATCTCGAAAAGCTTCAGCGTCAAAGTATACTTTTCTGTATCAGAATCCTGACGTACATAGCCCAACTCTTTCATCGTTTGGAGAAATCGATATGCAGTGCTTTTCGACATGAATGTTCGTTGCGACAGCTCAGACAGGCCGACCTCACCCTGCTCAGCCAAGCCTTCGAGGACAGAAAACACTTTCATAACGGCAGCCACATTATCGGGCTTCTGCGCCACTGACATATACAACCCTCCGTTTCATTAAAATTGGAATGCTGGTCTAAATCTATCTCAAACAAAGGTGATTTTCCATATACAACTCATAATCGAGTAGAAAAGGTGATGGCCAAAACACAGATGAACCAATGTTTCATTTTTAACGAAACATGGCCACATTTATAGCGAAAGTTCAACATCAATCTAACCAGGCAAAACCGAGAAAGCATTAAAAACACAACACAAAAAATGGAGAACATGATGAAAACTACAAGAAACATTGGAAGCGTTCTACTCGCTAGTTCGGCAATTCTCGCTATCTCCGCTTCTGGATCAGCGCTCGCAGCGGAAAACCAACTTACGTTCAAGCTGGAAACGACCACCAATGATCACGCCTTGACACTACCCAAGATTGCCTATACGAGAAGATTTGAAGACAGCTCATCATTGATGCTGGAAAAATCATGGTATTGGCAGGACGAGTATCACGACAGCGGGTGGCCAAAGCATGATGAAGCCTTTGTCAACTACTCACTCCCGACCTTCAAATTCGGCAATGCAGAGGCCTGGTCTCTTACGCCACAGCTTGGAGCAAAGTTTCGTTCAAACAATACTCGTGCTCTTGCTGCCTTGAGGCTTGGTTATCATGGAGAAGGTTGGAGCCTGGCCGGACGTTATCGGTATGAACAGGAGACCAACAACAGCACAACAGATGAAAAAAGTAGTGTTGGTCGAGTTGATATCTACGCCCACTACTCCATCAATGATCAATGGAGCCTGTTGTACAACCCTCACTATCACTTCAAACAAGAAAGTGACTCCCCCGATTTTGGTACCGGTGATCGTGACTATATAGAGAATGAATTCATCGCATTCTACAAATTAAGTGATGAACACACATTATTTGGTGGATATATACAACGAGACAGAAACAGCGACGATGCCGGCGTTGACCCTGGACAGCGAAATAGCTCCTGGCTCCTCGGTTACACGATGAAATTCTGATAGAAAAAGCCAGTTTGGCTATATGCTTAGCACTTGCCACCCGGGAGTCCCCATGAACATGATACGCGCTCTGCTTGATCGCAGCCTCCAGGTATTCTGTTGCATATTATTTGTATGCATGGTGGGGGTGGCAAGTTGGCAGGTAATTACCAGATATATCTTGAACAGCCCCAGCACCATGTCGGAAGCCCTACTGAGGTTCCTTCTTATATGGCTATCAATGATGGCTATTGCCTACGTCTCGGGGAAAAGAGGGCACGTTAGCCTGACACTTCTTGGTGACCATTTGACAGGAAGTATCAAAAAGCTCCTGGATATATCCATAGAAGCAATATTTATTGTGTTTGCTTTATCCGTATTCATCTATGGCGGCATACAGGCAACCGCAAACACCATGAGCCAGACGTACCCAATGCTACAGATACCCAAAGCATTTATTTACGTATCTCTGCCTGTCGCCGGCACAATAATCACCATTTACTGCATTCTCAACTGCATCTCCTTGTACAGAAATATCGCCATTAAAGGAGTTGACGAGCAATGATGGATGCCGGATACATACTTATAATATCTTTTTTCCTGCTGCTGGTAGTCGGAGTTCCGATAGGCATTTGTATTGCCGCATCATCAGCACTCACTATTCTTTTGGCGCTACCCGCTGACATTGCCATCTTCACTACTGCGCAGAAGATGGTAGCTAGTCTGGATAGCTTCACCTTGCTGGCCGTGCCCTTCTTCATACTTTCCGGAGTTCTGATGAACAATGGCGGTATAGCGCTAAGGCTCGTTAATTTTGCCAAACTATTCAGTGGCAAGGTTCCCGGCTCCATCGCCCATACCAATATTGTCGGCAATATGATGTTCGGCGCGGTTTCCGGTTCTGCGATAGCCGCATCGACGTCGATCGGTGGCGTCATGGTGCCCATGGGCGTCAAGGAAGGCTACAGCCGTCCATTTTCAGCGGCGGCCAACATTGCCTCAGCGCCAACCGGCATGCTTATTCCCCCGACCACGGCCTTCATTCTCTATGCTCTAGCAAGTGGCGGAACCTCGATATCGGCGCTCTTCGCGGGAGGCTTGATAGCGGGATGTCTATGGGGGTTCGGTTGCATCCTCGTGGTCTACATCGTCGCTAGATCAAGAGGTTACACCTCAAAAGTAGACCTGAAGCCTGGTTCGACACGCCGGGTGACGCTTGAGGCACTGCCGAGTCTGCTACTGATCATCATCATTGTCGGCGGCATTGTTGCCGGTATTTTCACTGCCGTCGAAGCCTCTGCGATATCCGTTATCTACACCATGTTCTTGACCATGGTCTTGTACAAGACCATTGGCTTGATGTCGTTTCTGGCATCGCTGCGCAGGGCCACGGAGACAACCGGTGTGATCATGTTCCTGCTTGCGGCCTCCTCGGCGATGTCTTTTGCGATGTCGATAACCGGGCTGCCTGCAGAAATCAGCTCACTGATTCTTGGCGTCTCCGAAAACCCGATCGCCATATTACTGATCATCACGCTGGTACTGCTGGTTGTTGGCTGCTTCATGGATATCGGACCGGCGATATTGATCTTTACGCCAATTTTCCTGCCCATCACCAATGCCATCGGCGTCGACCCTATTCACTTCGGGATCATCATGGTCTTCAACCTGTGCATCGGTACCATCACTCCTCCGGTCGGCACTGGGCTATTCATTGGTGCCGGAATTGCCAGGGAAAAGGTCGAAAGGCTGATTCTTCCTCTGCTGCCTTTCTATGCCGTCATCATATTCATTCTGTTACTGATCACCTATGTGCCCAGCATCACCTTGTTCCTGCCCAAGGCGCTGGGTTTGTAAATCCATAGGTTGTTATGGATTCCCATAAAATCATCAAATAAATGGAGCACCAGATGAAAGTATTCAGCGTCAAACACAGCCCGCTACTCCGTCAGGATGAAAGAGCCATTTCCAGAGATGGAGTCATGGAGTTGATCGATAAATGCATCGACAACCTGATCAATATCGAGGACAAGACAGGGGAGTTTCTTCTGCACCTTGATGACGGACGTACGATTGATACCAAAGGCTGGGCTGGCTGGGAGTGGACCCATGGCATCGGCCTGTACGGCATCTATAAGTATCACCAGCAGACTGGCGAACCTGACGCGGTCGAGATCATCGATAACTGGTTCAAGGATCGCTTCTCAGCTCCGCTGGCGACCAAGAACGTCAATACCGTCTGTCCCTTCCTGACTCTGGCCTATCGCTATGAAGAGACGGGCCGCAAGGACTGGCTGCCCTACCTGGAAGCCTGGGCTGAATGGGTCATGCACGACATGCCGCGTACCACTGGAGGTGGCTTGCAGCATATCGTCTACAACAGCGAGAACCATCAGCAGCTGTGGGATGACACGCTGATGATGAGTGTACTGCCGTTGGCAAAGATCGGCTTGCTGCTCGGCAGGCCCGAGTACGTTGAAGAGGCAAAGTATCAGTTCCTGCTGCATATCCAGTACCTGATGGATACCGAGACAGGGCTCTGGTTCCATGGCTGGACGTTCGATGGCAATCACAACTTCGCCAAGGCTCGCTGGGCACGTGGCAACAGCTGGCTGACGATTGTCATTCCCGAGTTCCTCGAATTGCTCGACCTTCCCGAAAATGACGCATTCCGTCGCCATCTTATCCATGTGCTTGAGGCTCAGGTTGAAGCCCTGGCGCGCTGGCAGGACGAATCTGGCCTTTGGCATACGCTACTCGATGACTCTGACTCCTACCTGGAGGCATCAGCAACGGCAGGCTTCGCTTACGGCATCCTCAAAGGCACCAGAATGCGTTACCTGAGCAATGACTACCAGCAAGTCGCGGAGAAGGCGGTGATGGGGGTGATTGCCAATATCAATCCTGAGGGAGAGTTGGAAAAGGTATCTTTTGGTACTGCAATGGGCGACGACTTGAATTACTACAGAAACATCCCCCTTACTTCAATGCCTTATGGGCAATCCATGGCCATTCTTTGTCTCTCCGAATATCTAAGAACGTATCTATAGATAGAACGCAAGAAGAGCACGCCATCCTTGGCAATAAAGACATGACAATAAGGAAGACAACAACATGAAAAACTCTGTGAAGATTTCAGCTATCACCACCGCAGTCATCGTGTCATCCATGCTGGTATCGCCCTTGGCAATGGCGGCCGATGTCAACTTGAGACTTGCCTACGCCCAGAACTCCCAGCCAGTAAAAGATGCATTGGCAAGGTTTGGAGAGTTGGTTGAAGAAAAGACCGACGGGTCCGTTACCGTTACCTACTTCCCCGATAGCCAGCTTGGCGGCGAGAGCGAGCTCGTTGAGCTTCTACAGACCGGTGCCATCGACATGACCAAGGTTTCAGGCGGGTTGATGGGAAGCTTTTCGCCGCTCTACAACGTTTTTTCCATGCCATTTCTTTTCGATGATGAAGAGCATTTTCATCATGTCATGAACAACGACTCGATCATGTCCGATATCTATCAATCCACGAAAGATCAAGGTTTCGTCGGCATCGGTTGGTATGACTCCGGACAGCGAAATTTCTACTCCAACAAAGGTCCGATAGATACCGTAGATGATCTTGCAGGACAGAAGATCAGGGTTATGCAAAACCAGGCTGCGGTGGACATGATGAAGCTTCTGGGCGCGTCTCCCGTGGTGATGTCACAGGAGGAAGTCTACACAGCATTGCAACAGGGCATTCTCGACGGTGCGGAGAATAACGAATTTGCTCTTACCAGTGCACGACATGGTGAAGTTGTCGAGTACTACTCCCTCGATGGCCATACACGCGTCCCGGATATCATCTTGATCAACAACAATACTCTGGCACGCCTATCCGACGAGCAGAAGGTTGCCGTTCATGAAGCCATCAGCGAATCCACCAGGTTCCAGGTAGAAGAATGGAACGATGCTATCCAGCAGGCGCAGAAGAGCATCAGCGATGATTTCGGCGTCGCCATCAATGAGGTGGATAAATCCTCCTTCCGGGATGCGGTTGCACCGATGTACGAAGAGCTGAAGCAGCATCCTGCACAGTACGCCATTTATGAATCCATCGTAGCGGAAGGAAGCGCTGAGCAGTAAGCACACCACTATCAACATGCCGGTAGCACGAGCTATCGGCTGTCTTTTTCCCCATCAATGTTTGTTTATTTTCCAACAGGGAGAGAACCAATGGCACTTGGCATTAGAGGTCACGACTTATCTGCAACATCTCCCCACCAACTGGCATCCGAGATCGCCCAACGCGGTCTTGGCTGCCTGCAACTGGCACTCCCGAGGTCCTTCAACATTGGCACCTCGGTCGGTGAACTGACGCCGGGGCTCGCTCACAAGGTGGGCAAGGCCTTTCAGGCCAATGATGTTCAAATCGCCGTGCTGGGTTGCTACATCAATATCATCCACCCGGATATCGATATCAGAAGCGCCGAGCTGGAGCGGTTCAAGGAATATATCCGATTCTGTCGAGACTTCGGCTGCGGTGTTGTTGGCACGGAGACAGGTAACGTCAACGAAGAGATCGCCTATACCACCGACAATTTCAACGAGCAGGCCTTTCAGGCTGTTGTCGAGAGCGTCAAGTTGCTGGTTGCCGAGGCAGAAAAATATGGTGTGATCGTAGGTATCGAGCCTGGCGTCAACCATCCGATTTACTCACCTCAAACCATGCACCGACTACTTGAGGAAGTTGGCTCGAGCAACCTTCAGGTGATCTTTGACCCCACCAACCTGATCACCATAGATAACCATGAGGATCAACAGCAGATCTTCCAGCAGGCACTCGACCTCTGGGGGGAAAACATCATTGTGCTGCACGCAAAGGACTACGCGATCAATGATGGCAAGGTAGCGCAGGTCCCGCTTGGCACAGGGCTGATGGAATACACCACCATCATGCGCTACCTGAATGACCACAAGCCTGGCATCAATATCATCATGGATGAGATTGATCACAAGGATATCCCTGAGGCCAAGGCGTTCATGCAACAGTTCATGACGGCGAATTTTCTCGACGCTGATTAACTCGACTGCAGGTAGCGGTTGGCTTACTGCAACACCCTCATGGAGCATCTGCTGTGGAAGTTCTGCATCTTGCGATAGCTATCTTTCTGATTCTGGTCTTGATCCTCCGCTTCAAGCTGAATCCGGCCATCAGCCTGGTCATCGGTAGTCTCTACCTTGGCCTGGCCATGCAACTGGGCATGACCGGTACAGTGGATGCCATCAGCCGTGGTTTCGGCAACATCATGGCCGGTATCGGCCTGCCGATTGGTTTCGGTGTCATCATTGGTCAGTTGATGAGCGACTCCGGCGCTGCCCACAAGATCGCACATACGCTGGTCAAGAGCGCGCCTCGCAGCGCCGGGCTCTATGCATTGGGGCTGACCGGTTTTCTGCTGTCGATCCCGGTGTTCTTCGACGTCACCTTCGTGATTCTGGTGCCGCTGGGCGTTGCACTGGCAAAAACACTCGACAAGCCGCTGCCCTATGCCATCGGCGCGCTGGTCATCGGTGCCGCCACCTCACATACCATCGTACCGCCAACACCCAACCCGCTGGCTGCCGCAACGATCCTCAACTTCGATATCGGAGTGATGACATTCGCAGGACTTGCGGTCGGTCTTGTCACGGCGCTGGTAGTGATGAAGGTCTATTTCACGATCCTCGACCGTGGGCTGTGGAATGCCAGCAAGGACGAGCTGAAAGTATCGGGTGTCGGTGGTGATGGTGATGGTGATGGTGAGGTCCCGGAAGGATTCGATGCGATTCCTCTGTGGCAGGCACTGGCCCCTATCGCCTTGCCGATTCTGTTGATCCTGACGGGCACGCTCTATGACTTCTGCCAGCAGACGGGGCTGCTGAGTGGCAGCGAATTGCCCGCTGCCGTGGCCTTCATCA
This Halomonas huangheensis DNA region includes the following protein-coding sequences:
- a CDS encoding purine-cytosine permease family protein, yielding MGATPQQQAQAQANTGAAGGEYERQPVPGHARLGFKSFLGMYAGEHTAGTELMIGPLFVLAGVSAFDVVVGLLIGNALAVLSWLTLTAPIGTRARLTLYYQLEKIAGRYTVILYNLANGLAFCFLAGAMITVSATAVGVWFGFPLPTLSDLMPNSLGWVLSVIGVGLVITFVAAYGYRFVAWFANIAAPWMVLIFLGFGIVSLKWFIDATGSDIGSPGDLWALAESAIWTGVSVPGQPQFSIWHVIFFAWFANMAMHIGMSDLSVLRFARRSWYSIAAAAGMYVGHFMAWLAASMLFAFQMYDSGLTSNAAVMAAAEAGTIPDPLPGPLANQALGVAGLICVIIAGWTTANPTIYRAGLAFQAVIPHVSRFKVTIGTGLLTTFVAMFPGVAMQLLGFVALYGLLLMPIGAVIVLDFWVLPKLGLHSFHAEYAGKRLTLPVLGTWLITLAICLALVKFANIEIFFVALPGWFIAGVLFIALSFIAQRQQQGDYSVTTPVDMVMKPTENRE
- the kduI gene encoding 5-dehydro-4-deoxy-D-glucuronate isomerase translates to MEVRQAIHSEHAKTLDTQGLRDQFLIQDLFIKNEMNLVYSHIDRNIIGGVLPVDQVVIVPDSMNQHTGTEYFLERRELGTINVGGPGSVTVDDTRYDIGTHEALYIGKESRSIQFESSDPTNPAAFYFSCVPAHQVYPTRKVTLDEASPQTLGDTSTSNRRTIYKYLVPDVLPTCQLLMGMTRLEEGSLWNTMPCHLHDRRMEAYFYFDMADDSLVFHMMGEPQETRHLVVRNREAVLSPSWSLHSGVGTGSYTFIWAMAGENQTFSDMDHIDMADLR
- the kduD gene encoding 2-dehydro-3-deoxy-D-gluconate 5-dehydrogenase KduD, which codes for MAIGMASAGCDIVAVNRRSAEETQQQIEALGRKFLAIEADLTSTDPVDNILARTEAQCGGADILVNNAGIIRREDSLSFTEQDWDDVMGVNLKSLFFLSQGFARSCIDNQRPGKIINIASMLSFQGGIRVPSYTASKSGVLGLTRLMANEWASQNINVNAIAPGYMATNNTEALRNDPQRSQEILGRIPTGRWGNPQDLSGAAIFLASSASDYVNGHTLAVDGGWLAR
- the kdgR gene encoding DNA-binding transcriptional regulator KdgR — its product is MSVAQKPDNVAAVMKVFSVLEGLAEQGEVGLSELSQRTFMSKSTAYRFLQTMKELGYVRQDSDTEKYTLTLKLFEIGSSALGSVDLIDVANVEMRKLSDLTHEAIHLGSLDEDQRNIIYIHKFDSHFNLCMQSRIGRRNPVYSTAIGKTLLAWMEPEDARNILSSVDFVAHTEHTLISVNAVMEELPSIRERGISEDREEAELGVRCLSAPVFDRFGQAIAALSLSFPVVRYNEEKRAEYERLLHDAGKRISHGLGFHGYGFSSASETL
- a CDS encoding oligogalacturonate-specific porin KdgM family protein; amino-acid sequence: MKTTRNIGSVLLASSAILAISASGSALAAENQLTFKLETTTNDHALTLPKIAYTRRFEDSSSLMLEKSWYWQDEYHDSGWPKHDEAFVNYSLPTFKFGNAEAWSLTPQLGAKFRSNNTRALAALRLGYHGEGWSLAGRYRYEQETNNSTTDEKSSVGRVDIYAHYSINDQWSLLYNPHYHFKQESDSPDFGTGDRDYIENEFIAFYKLSDEHTLFGGYIQRDRNSDDAGVDPGQRNSSWLLGYTMKF
- a CDS encoding TRAP transporter small permease — translated: MNMIRALLDRSLQVFCCILFVCMVGVASWQVITRYILNSPSTMSEALLRFLLIWLSMMAIAYVSGKRGHVSLTLLGDHLTGSIKKLLDISIEAIFIVFALSVFIYGGIQATANTMSQTYPMLQIPKAFIYVSLPVAGTIITIYCILNCISLYRNIAIKGVDEQ
- a CDS encoding TRAP transporter large permease yields the protein MMDAGYILIISFFLLLVVGVPIGICIAASSALTILLALPADIAIFTTAQKMVASLDSFTLLAVPFFILSGVLMNNGGIALRLVNFAKLFSGKVPGSIAHTNIVGNMMFGAVSGSAIAASTSIGGVMVPMGVKEGYSRPFSAAANIASAPTGMLIPPTTAFILYALASGGTSISALFAGGLIAGCLWGFGCILVVYIVARSRGYTSKVDLKPGSTRRVTLEALPSLLLIIIIVGGIVAGIFTAVEASAISVIYTMFLTMVLYKTIGLMSFLASLRRATETTGVIMFLLAASSAMSFAMSITGLPAEISSLILGVSENPIAILLIITLVLLVVGCFMDIGPAILIFTPIFLPITNAIGVDPIHFGIIMVFNLCIGTITPPVGTGLFIGAGIAREKVERLILPLLPFYAVIIFILLLITYVPSITLFLPKALGL
- a CDS encoding glycoside hydrolase family 88/105 protein, which codes for MKVFSVKHSPLLRQDERAISRDGVMELIDKCIDNLINIEDKTGEFLLHLDDGRTIDTKGWAGWEWTHGIGLYGIYKYHQQTGEPDAVEIIDNWFKDRFSAPLATKNVNTVCPFLTLAYRYEETGRKDWLPYLEAWAEWVMHDMPRTTGGGLQHIVYNSENHQQLWDDTLMMSVLPLAKIGLLLGRPEYVEEAKYQFLLHIQYLMDTETGLWFHGWTFDGNHNFAKARWARGNSWLTIVIPEFLELLDLPENDAFRRHLIHVLEAQVEALARWQDESGLWHTLLDDSDSYLEASATAGFAYGILKGTRMRYLSNDYQQVAEKAVMGVIANINPEGELEKVSFGTAMGDDLNYYRNIPLTSMPYGQSMAILCLSEYLRTYL
- a CDS encoding TRAP transporter substrate-binding protein, translated to MKNSVKISAITTAVIVSSMLVSPLAMAADVNLRLAYAQNSQPVKDALARFGELVEEKTDGSVTVTYFPDSQLGGESELVELLQTGAIDMTKVSGGLMGSFSPLYNVFSMPFLFDDEEHFHHVMNNDSIMSDIYQSTKDQGFVGIGWYDSGQRNFYSNKGPIDTVDDLAGQKIRVMQNQAAVDMMKLLGASPVVMSQEEVYTALQQGILDGAENNEFALTSARHGEVVEYYSLDGHTRVPDIILINNNTLARLSDEQKVAVHEAISESTRFQVEEWNDAIQQAQKSISDDFGVAINEVDKSSFRDAVAPMYEELKQHPAQYAIYESIVAEGSAEQ
- a CDS encoding sugar phosphate isomerase/epimerase family protein, with protein sequence MALGIRGHDLSATSPHQLASEIAQRGLGCLQLALPRSFNIGTSVGELTPGLAHKVGKAFQANDVQIAVLGCYINIIHPDIDIRSAELERFKEYIRFCRDFGCGVVGTETGNVNEEIAYTTDNFNEQAFQAVVESVKLLVAEAEKYGVIVGIEPGVNHPIYSPQTMHRLLEEVGSSNLQVIFDPTNLITIDNHEDQQQIFQQALDLWGENIIVLHAKDYAINDGKVAQVPLGTGLMEYTTIMRYLNDHKPGINIIMDEIDHKDIPEAKAFMQQFMTANFLDAD